The region TAGGTTAAACTGTTTATATATATTTAAACATTCTCATTCGTTAGTTTATAAAAAAACCGTCCCATCATAAAAAGGACGAGTATATTTCACACTATAACTAGGATTATAATTGAAAAACAGCTAATTGTCAATATTTAACCCCTGTTTATGTTTTCTATTAAATATGAATATAACACCTTTAAAATGCCTACAACTGGGATTGCGAGAATCATTCCTGTAACTCCAAAAAAACCTCCTCCTATTATCAAAGATAATATTACTGTTACTGGATGAATGCCCACACTTTCTCCAACAATTTTAGGTGTTATAATATTGCTTTCAATTTGCTGAATAATAGTAAATATAATAATTACCCATAGCGCTCTAATAGGACTCTTTAGTAGCGCAAAAAAAACCGCAGGTATTATACCTATTACAGGGCCAAAATAAGGTATAATATCAGCTATACCAGCCATCAATCCAATAATTAAGGCAAAATCAATTCTCAAAAAAAACAATGATATAGTAGTAGTAATGCCAACGAACATTGCAACAAGAACTCTTCCTTTAATAAATTGACTAATAACTTTATTGACATCTTTAGACAATTTTAACACATGATTTCTATAATCCTTTGGAATACAAAAATATATTTTCTTTTTAAAATACTCTTTATCATTTAAAAAATAAAACGATAGAATTGGGATAAGTACTATTGTAAATATCTTTGAAAATATATCAATAGTCTTATCTGTAAATTTTTTAATCCATTTAGTAACTATTTTTTCAATTTCACTAACATTATCTTTGAATATTCCTTTAACTCCATCTAATTGTGGTGGAATGTTGTCAATATTTTTAATATATTTATCATAAATTGAATCAAAATATCCAAAGACTCTATCTAAATACCTAGGTAGAATAGAACCTAAATTCTTAAACTCCTTCATGATATTTGGCCCAAAAACAAATATTAGTAAAAAGATTATTACTGCGAGTATAAGATATATTAACACTACACTTAAAAATCTAGATAAACCTTTCTTTTCAAAATAATTGACTATAGGATTTAAAAGATAAGAAAATATTATTGCCATAAAAATAGCATAAATTGATTCTGATAAAAAAGAATACTTTTTTATTATAAAAAAAAATAAGAATACAAATATTAAAAAACCAAGTGTTTTGAAGGTCTTGGTATTATCTATTTTTATTTTTTTTCTTTCTTCTACATATTTATTTCCAATATTTATTATATAATAGATGATGACTATAATTAATATCACCATTAACAATTGTATTATTTTACCAAGATTTGTCCAAACCATTTCATGTCTCCTTTAAAACAAAGTAAGGCAGCTAAAGCTGCCTATCCCCAAAGTGAAGTTACACCATTTTTTATATTTGAGAAAGCTCTTCTAGTATTTCTCATCATCTTTCTTTTTTGTCTTGGATCCATCCTTGATGTTGCAAAAATACCAACACTAGCTCCTAGTATACTACCCATTAAAGCACCTTTTCTAAACCAACTATTCATATAAATCATCTCCTTTTTAAGGTTTCTATTTATATTCTGCCACTTTAACCATCCTCTAATTCTAGAAGTTTTTTGTAATATTCTTTATTTTTAACAATTTGGTCCATTATCATGTCATTCATAACTATATTTTCTCCACCAATTTGAATATTTTCCATATTGGGTATGAAACTTCTACCATTAAATATTTCTTCAAATATTCCCTCTGTCATAATAAATCCTATAAGTATGCCATTTGAAGGATTTATTATGACATCTTTAACGTAACCTATTAGTTCTCCATCTTCTTTCAATACACCTTTTTCTATAATATTTACATCTTCTCCGATAATTAATTTCTCTATATTTAATTTTTCCATATTCAAACATTTATCCTTGCAAACTAAAATTTTATCATCATCAACTGAAACTATTGTCTCAAAAGGTATTAAACATTTATCCTTTATCAATTTTCCACTTTCAACTATTATATTGGTAATTTTATGTAAATCATTTGAAAATACTAAATCAGCAACTTTTCCAAGTTCCTCACCTTCATTTTTATCTAAAATACTGCATTTTAACAATTTTGTATATCTAATCATATAATTACCTCTCTTTTTCTTTTACTTATATTTATTATTCCTCAAATTAATATAAAAAAAACTGCTGAATTTTTCAGCAGTTATTCTTCAATTTCATGATCGTGTGGATCTTCTTCAGGATCAAATCCTTCAAGTCCAGATATATGAACATTATTTTTCTTTGAATAATCTAATAGTGCAGATTTTATAGCTTGTTCTGCAAGCACTGAACAGTGCATTTTTACAGGTGGCAATCCATCTAATGCCTCAGCAACAGCTTTATTAGTAACACTCATCGCTTCTTGAATAGTTTTTCCTTTTACCATTTCTGTTGCCATACTTGATGAAGCTATAGCAGAACCACAACCAAAAGTCTTAAACTTTACATCCACAATAACTCCATCCTCTATTTTTAAATACATCTTCATGATATCTCCACATTTTGGATTACCTACTTCACCAATTCCATCTGCATCAGGTATTTCACCAACATTTCTAGGATTTCTAAAATGATCCATTACTTTTTCTGAGTACATTTTTCTTCCCCCTTTACATTTTCATATAGTGGTGACATAGCTCTAAGTCTATCTACAATCTCCACAAGTTTCTCTACTACATAATCAACTTCCTCTTCAGTATTAAAATCGCCCAATGAAAGTCTAAGTGAACCATGAGCTATTTCATGGGGAAGTCCAATGGCTAACAATACATGTGATGGATCTAAAGAACCTGAAGTACAAGCTGAACCACTCGATCCTGCTATTCCTTCTATGTCTAAACTTAGTAACAAAGATTCCCCTTCTATAAATCTAAAACAAAAGTTTGCATTCCCTGGCAATCTATTAGTTGGATGACCATTTAATCTCACATAGCCAATATTATCCATCACCTTATTTATAAGTCTGTTTCTTAACTTTTCAAGTTTTGCATTGTGATCATCAATATTTTCATAAGCAAGTTCAATAGCTTTTCCAAGTCCAACTATTGCTGGAACATTTTCTGTCCCCGCTCTTTTATTTCTTTCTTGAGCTCCACCTTCAATTAAATTGTGCATCTTAACCCCTTGTCTAATATATAATGCACCTATTCCCTTTGGTCCATACAATTTATGAGCTGAAAGAGATAATAAATCTATATTTAATTCATTTACATCTATTTTTACATTTCCTATAGCTTGAACTGCATCTGTGTGGAAATATATTCCCTTTTCTTTTGCTATCTTTCCTATTTCCTTTATGGGTTGGATAGTTCCTATTTCATTGTTAGCAAACATTATAGAAATGAGAATAGTTTCATCTGTTATTGAATTTTTAAGCTGTTCTAGATCTACTGTACCGTATTCATCTACATCAAGATAAGTAATCTTGAAACCTTGCCTCTCTAAATATTCACATGTGTGAAGTATTGCATGATGCTCTATTTTTGAAGTAATAATATGATTACCTTTATTTTTATTTGCAAAAGCTACTCCTTTGATTGCCCAGTTATCAGCTTCTGAACCACCGCTAGTAAAAAAAATCTCCTTTGGATTTGCTCCAAGTGCATTTGCTACCCTTTCTCTAGCTTTATCTACTGCAATTTTTGACTGTCCACCTAAAGAATATATACTCGATGGATTTCCATACTTTTCATTGAAATATGGTAACATTTCTTCTAGTACTTCTGATTTAACTGGAGTTGTAGCTGAATTATCCATATAAATGTATTTTCTCATAGTTTTTCCTCCTAAATTAGTGATTTTTTCGCCATTATAGTATTGTGCTCATCTACCATATCTTGTAATGTAATAGAGTCTACTACATCATTTATGCTATCTCTTATCTTGGTCCAAACAAGTTTTGTAACACAATACTCGGCTCTTTCACAATTAGTATCATCACTATCTATAACACAATCTGCAGGCGCCATATTGCCTTCCAAAACCCTCAAGATATTGCCTACAGTTATTTCACTAGGTGATTTAGCTAGGTAATAACCACCTTGAGCTCCCCTTACACTTTCTAGCAATCCATTCTTTTTTAGTGTGGCAACAAGTTGCTCAAGATAATTCTCTGAAATTTTCTGTTCTTCAGCCACATTATTTAATGGAATAGGACCTTCTCCATAATGTAATGCTAACTCAAACATTGCTTTTAGTCCGTATCTTCCTTTTGTTGACAGCCTCATTTTTTCACCTCTTTTAATCCCAACCAAATCACTTGGTTTTCTTTTATAAGTATATTATACCCTAGCGTTTTTGTCAACATTAAAAAAAGAAGAGCTTTTAGCTCCTCTTTAGTCATCAAATGCGTCTTCATACTGTGGTGGGAAAAAGTCTGGGAATGGTTCATATTCAAAGTTTTCACAAACATCTTTTGGTGAGAAATCCTCACACTCAATAGGTTCTGGACAGAATCCAAATGTAGGAATCAAAAGTTGAACTCTTCCAACAACCTTAACTATTACAAATATTCCTACTGCAAAAGAAACTTTACCATTAGTAACTATAGGCATACCTAAAGTTCTTGAAGATGTTTCTATAACAATTTCAAAAGTAAATTCATCCCTTGCATCAGGAATGAAAAGTACAATATCCTTAAGTATATCAGGTAAAAATTTCTCTTCACTAGTACCATCAGTGTATATAATGTCGTAAGGAATCCTTAAAGTAAACATAACTCTTCTAAACTGTGGCCTATTCTCTATATCTGTTATCGCCAATGTGCCAGGAACTATAAAACCAGGTTTAAAACGTATTTCTTTAAAAGTCTTACCACTTGCAATGCTTACTTCAACTTTTGGTATACAATGTCTTTGAGAACAACTAGCATATACTTTATCTACTATTATACAATCGACTTCTACAGAATCAACTTCTCCTATTTTGTTTAAATCCAATTCATTATATTCTTCATTCACAAAATCTCACTCCTTTTTTAATAATTTCACTTTTACTATCATATTATGAATCAAGGAACATTTTGTGATATTTATTCTGTTGGTAATGTAAAAAGTTTTATGAAAAAATAAAAGTCAAAAATAATACTTTTCAATTAAATTTTGAGTGGGATCTCCCGCCACCCTTGACAAAAAATAAGAAAATGCTTAGTTAAAACTAACAAGGGCGAGGGGAACTCAAAAACAAGACAACGCAAATAAGCCCTTGAAATGTTCATTATAGCATTTTCTTAAATATTTTTGTCAAGGGCAAGCCTACGGTGGCTAGTGCTGCTGGGCTCAAAGAATCTAAAAACAAGACTTTAAGCACAAGAAGATATGTATTCTTCAGACAGTTGTATTAATTTAATCCATCTTGCAGGCATATTGGGTAAATCCTCAAGTTCAGGAATAACAACAGGTACACTAGCTTCCAATGAAGCATGAGGTCTTAAAAAGTTGAAATAAACAGCAAACAATGTAACAAAAGTAACAGAACCATGCTGGGCACCAAATCCATGAGAGGATTTGTAATTGCCTTTAAAAGTGCGATTAAGACGTTCGATAACTTGCTTAAGTGGTCTAAATTCTTTTGAAACAGGATCATCATTAGTAAGACCAATGACCTGTGAAACATCAAAAAATATATCATGTTGGGCAAAAAAATGTTGAGCAAGAAGGTAAATAGGATTACCATCAACAATGATATTAAGATTCTTTGGAATTTCCTTAAATTTAGACAAAACATCATCTAAAGCAATAATAGCTGAAGGAGTGTCACGATTAGGAGAAACATGGTAAGACAAAATAATCTTCTTAACAGCATCAAAGAAAAAGAAGATATAATGCCATTTACCATTAACCCTAATATAAGTTTCATCACCACAAATAGAGTCAGATAGCTCATAAGGGTAATTGTCAACAAATGGCTTAGTAATAACACTTACAGTGTTAGCATAATTAAGAACAGTTTGATGAGAAATATCAACCTGATGAATATCTTTCATGATAGCAGCAGTCTTTCTAGCACTTAGGCCATAATTAACATAATAAGTTAAAACAAGACCTAAAACATGATTGGAAGCATAAATCCTTGGCAAAGAAACAGAACCTTTAACAGGAGAAGTTCTAGATAAAGGCTTAAAGTTAATATTAAAAGCTCTGTAAATATAATGCATTTTAAAAGAATGAGGCTTAATCTCAAACAGCTCCTTTTGTTCTTTAGATAAAGAATTTTTGTTTTTAAGATAAAAAGAGCACTCATTGTTTTTACACTTGTAGATAATAAAGAATTTACGATCCTTAATAGGCTCAAGAGCCTTGTTACAATGAGGACATCTTAAAATAACAGACTTGGAAAATTGATTTTTTCGGCTAAAAGTTGATTCACAAACCTTGCATTTAAATTGGCCTCTGCCACCGTTGTTATCGTATATGTAAATGTGAGGAGCACCACAACAAGGACAAGAAATAGATTCAGGAACAGGAACTTTAGAGTTAACAGGTTTAAGCTCTTTTCCTTTATCCAACAAATAATTCTTTAAAAGAACTTTGTGATCATATTTCTTAACCTTATCAAAGATAGGCATTTCGTCGACTTTCAGTTTACGATAAGGCTTATCAATGGGTTCATCAGGTAGCTTCGAAGCTTTAATAGCACCTAAACAAAATAGAAGATATAAAATAATGTTATTTTGGACTTGAATAAAGTATAGTAAATAAGTTATAATATCGAACATGGATGACAATTCCTTTCTAGTTAGATTTGTTTGACGACGATATTATAACTAATGAATGGATATTTGTCATCCATTTTTGTATATAAAAACAAAAAATATTTAGCTCTCTTTAGGGGGTAAATATTTTTATTAAGATAAATGTTTGAAAATCAAGGATTGTCAGAGATGTATATTAATATTTTTGACAATACCATTCTGTTAAAAGGAGTGAGATTATGAATAAAATAATTAGAAATGGAAACATTGTAATAAATTCAGAAGGATATTATTATAACTTTTATAAAGATGAACAAGAAAACTTAAATATGGTTAAGTTCAATAATAATGGACTCTTAGTCGATTCTATAGTGTTGGAATATAAAAAAGTTTTGAATTTCTCTGTAAATATAGACAAAGAAGATACTATTCATCTTATATGCTTATTAAAAAATGGAAATTTAGTTTACTCAACATTTAAAAATGAGGAATGGTCAAACAACTATATTGGAAATCTAGATACGAAATCTAATATTTATAAACAATTATATATATATATTATTAACAATGAAATTTATACATTTTATGCTTATTGCAATCTAGTCAATAAAAACATTTGCACTTTAGAATTAATTACTGGTACTAATGTTAATTGGACAAGAAAAAGAATAATTAATATAGTTACAAATGATTTTGATAATCCATTCTCTATTAACCATGACTCTTTGGGTAATATACATTTCGCCTATAAATCACAAGAAAAAAATCACAGCCATATTTACTACGTTTTTTATAATATTTATACACAAAGTTGGAGTAAAACACCTATGAAAATTTCTAATGCGCCTGTTGAAAACGCAAATCCATATCTTTTTGTAGACACTAAAGATAATGTTCACATACTATGGTATTCACTTGAAAATATGGATTTTATACTTCATTATAAAAGACTAGCAGCTTCAGGACAAGATAAATATAGATGGGTAGAGGTAAAATTACCACTTATAAAAAATATTGATACTCCTACTATTATGTTTGAAATAGATAATATTTTAAAAATTACTTACTTTGATAATAATAGCTTAGGATTCTTATCCTCAAAAGATCAAGGTCTCACTTGGGTAGATAATAATAAACTCAAATTAGATACAGAATCAATCTTTTTTATAAAATGCTCCTCAAATTATTCTAAAACTCATTTCCTAGAAAAAGCTAGTGATTGTTATTGTCAAATTGGTGATGAAATATTATGCTATTTATATGATAGTTCTAATAAAAAAGATATAACAAATTCAAAAAAAAACGTATCTACTTCAAATGTAGATACTCAATCCCCTTCTAATATTTCAAAAGTAGAAGAAGAATTAAAAAACTTAAAAAGAAATGTTGAAGAATTATTATTATACAAAGATAAAACTGACAATGAAATTTCAAAACTTAAAGATAGCTTTGAACAAAATAAAAATATTTCATTTTTAAATAAATTGTCAAGTTTGTTTAAATCAAATAATTAAGATTCTTAATTGTTTTACTTCCATTTTTTCTTTCTATACAATATAGACTTTCTATGTTTGTATTTAAAGATCTTGCTTCTCTTTTTAAAATGTCTAGTTGTCTCATTTCTTTAAATTTTATAGAATAACCACATCCAGCTTGAATCTGACATGGAGTTGAAACAAGCTGGAAATTTTTATACCCCAAATTTTCCAGAATATAGTTTATTTGTATTGCATAGCTTTTTGATTTAAAGATAGCTATATAATATTTATCTTCTATCATTTCTTACACCTCTCTTCTAATATAATATATTTCCAAAAAATGCTTTCGTTACTGCAATTTTTAGATTAAAAATCATAATATGAAATAAAGGAACAATATTATGGAGGTAAAAAGTGAATATTTTATATCCAGTTAATAAATGTACTAAAATTAAAATAAATCCATCATTATATGAAAATATAAATACTGATATTGGTGTATCCGTAATTACTTGTACAAATAAAAAAAATAAATATCAAAGCATATTAAATAATTATAATAGACAAGTCTATCAAAAAAAAGAATTAATCATCATACTAAATGATAATTCATTAGAAATAGATAAATATAAAATTGATAAACAAAGTAATGTAAAGATTTTTCAACTAAATCAAAAAATAACCCTTGGTGAATGTTTAAACTTTGCGGTAGATAAAAGTAAATATCCTATTATTTCTAAATTTGACGATGATGACTACTATGCCCCAAAATATTTGTCTGATTCTATTAAAGCATTAGGATACACCAATGCTGACATAGTTGGAAAATCTAGTACTTTTGTATATTTTGAAAAAGATAATACTTTAGCAATAAAAAATAATAATAGAGATAATAGATACGTTTATAGAGTTGAAGGTTCAACCTTAATTTTTAGAAAAGAAATATTAGATGATATACGTTTTAAACCTAAAAATTTAGGAGAAGATTTAGAGTTTTGTAAAGATGCTATAAAAAAAGGTTACAAAATCTATTCATCCAATATTCATCACTACCTTTATATTAGAAACTCAAATAACAACCATAGCTGGAAAATTCCAAATGAATATTTGATTAAATATTGTAAAATTATATGTAAAGAAAAAAGCATCAACTATATCCTAAATAATTACATTGATGTAACAAGTCATAAATAGACTCATATTATAAAAACAGGAATAAGTAAAATTTGAGGTGATAATATGAAAGTATGTGTTGTTGGACTAGGATATATTGGACTTCCTACTGCATGTATATTAGCTTTAAATGGTCATAATGTTGTTGGAATTGATATAAATGAGTCGGTAGTTGATATGATAAATAAAGGCCTTGTTCCTATAAATGAAAACAAATTAGACTCCACATTAAAAACTTTAATTTCCCAAAATAAAATTATAGCAAAAACTACAGCTGAAAGTGCTGATGCTTATATTATATGTGTACCAACCCCCTTAGACGACAATTTCTCTTGTAATATGCATTATGTATCTAATGCAATGGAATCCATATTACCTTGTGTTTGTCCAGGTAATATGATAATTATTGAATCAACAGTACCACCTGGTACAATTAAAAATATAATCAAACCAGCAATAGAAAATAGAGGATTTAATATAGGAGAAGATATTTATTTAGCCTACTGCCCAGAAAGAGTTTTGCCAGGAAATATTTTTAATGAAATAGTTTACAATGACCGAATAATAGGCGGAGTTACAGATAAATGTGAAAAAGTAGTTTCAACTTTTTATAAAACTTTCGTTAAAGGAAATATTTTTATAACAGATTCAAAAACAGCTGAAATGACCAAAATAGCAGAAAATATTTACAGGGATGTTAATATTGCCCTTGCAAATCAACTCTCTATTCTATGTAACGAACTTGAAATAAACAGTTTAAAAGTCTTCAATCTAGCAAACAAACATCCTAGAGTTAATTTCTTATCACCAGGCCCTGGAGTTGGAGGACATTGTTTACCAGTAGACCCTTACTTTGTATTAAAGGATAAAAATGATTCTTCTAGTATAATTGTCCTTTCAAGAAAAATAAATGAAAACATGCCTAACTATATAGCTTCATTAGCAAAAAAAATAATAAATTATATTCCATCTCCTAAAGTGACCCTTTGGGGTGTCGCCTATAAAGGTAATATCGATGATACTAGAAATAGTCCTTCTATTCAAATAATAAATAAATTAAAAGAACTTAATTGTGATTTTCAAGTTTATGATCCTGTTGTTAAAAACTGCTGTATTGAAACTAAAGAAGAGTCATTAAAAGATTCTAATCTACTAATTATACTAACAGATCACGATGAGTTTAAAAGTTTAGATCCTAAACTTGTTTTAAGAACAATGAGAAATCCAATAATACTCGATTCAAAAAACATATTAGATTCAATTTCTTTTATGCTAAATGGAATAATCGTATATAATTTTGGTAATTTTCATTTGTTAAATTAGGTAGGTGACAATATGAGTAAAGTAGTTAATACATGTCTAAAAAATTTTATAAATAAAAAAAATAAAAAGCTTAAAGAATCTAAAAGCTTAAGAGGTGTTTCTGTTATTACATGTACTAATAATCCAAACGCACTTAAAAATATCATAGAAAATTATGAAAGACAAAACTTTACTGAAAAAGAGTTGATTATCATAATAAATAACAATCATATAAATATAGAAGATTGGAAATCAAAAATAGGTGAAATAAATAATATAAATATATTTAAACTTGATGAAAAAATTTCTCTAGGAAAATGTCTTAATTATGGTGTATCAAAATCAAAATATGATTATATTGCAAAATTTGATGATGACGATTATTATGGGCCAAAATATTTATCTGAAGCAATTAGTGGTTTTAAAGTTTCAAGAGCTAGTGTGGTTGGTAAAGGTACTACTATTGTGTATTTTGTTAAATCAAATACACTTGCTTTAAGGGACCCTGGATTAGAAAAAAGATTTGTTAACTTTGTAAATGGCTCTACATTAGTTGCCAAAAAAAGTGTTTTTAACAAAATAAAATTTAGAGATATGTCTGCAGCTGAAGATGTGAATTTCTGTAGAGACTGTTTACAAAGTGGAATAAGGATATATTCTACTAGCAAATATAATCATGTATATATGAGATATCCTTCAAAAAATAAACACACTTGGAAAATTAGTGATGATGAGCTTTTGAAAAGATATTGTAACGTTGTAGGAAATACCAAAGACTATATAAAATATGCAAATAATTAAAGTAAGGTGTTTAATATGAATGCTAAAAGTATTACAAATAAAAAAATAAGAATTCGTGGTAAATTTAAAGAAACTAAAAGTCCAGTTGTAAATAAAACTATTAGAAATATTTCTAAACTAAAAGATTTTAATATTAATAATAATATTAATGTAGCTTGCATCCTTGATGAATTTAGTTATGAATGTTTTAAATATGAATGTAATCTTGTTCAATTAGGTATAAATAATTGGAAGAATACTATAAAACAACTAAAACCTCAATTTTTATTTGTTGAATCTGCTTGGCTTGGATTTAATGGTGAATGGGCTGGTAAAATAGCAAATATTAATATGTATAATAACAAATATATAAAAGAATTAACTGAATGGTGTAATGAACATAAAATACCAACTGTATTTTGGGCAAAAGAGGATCCTAATGATTTTGATATTTTTATTGACTCTGCAAAATATTTTGATTATGTATTTACAACAGATTTTAATTGTATGCCTAAATACAAAAAAATATTAAATCACAACAACATTTATCTATTACCCTTTGCTGCACAGCCAAGAATACACAATCCAGTAAACAAAGATCTTGAAAAAAAAGGTGATATTTTATTTGCTGGAGGCTGGTATAAAAAATTTAATAAAAGAAAAGATTATATAAATATGTTGTTAATACCAGCAATGAAATATGATTTAAATATTTATGATAGATTTTACAGGCAAAATGGTGATTTAAACAAGTTTCCTGAAATTTTTAAACCTTATATAAAAGATAGTCTGCCATATAACAAAATTGTTGAGGAATATAAAAAATATAAATTACTACTAAATGTAAATTCTGTAGATGAAAGTCCAACTACCTTTTCTAGAAGAGTTTTTGAAGTATTGGCAAGTGGAATTCCAATTGTTAGTAGCTATTCATTGGGGATTAAAAATTATTTTGACAATATCGTCTTATTATGTAAAACTAAACAGGATGTATATAAAAACATCGAACTCATTTTAAAAGACAAAGAATCATCTGATAAGATATCACTGCTTGGTCAAAGAAAGGTTTTTGAAAATCACACTTATAAACAAAGATTTGAAAAAATATTAAATACATTAAAAATTAATTATGATAAAAAAGCTGAAGGAGTTAGCGTGATTACATGTACGAAACGAACTGAAAATATGGAAAATGTTTTTAATAATTTTCTATCTCAATCATATTCAAAAAAAGAGCTTATTGTAATACTCAATAATGACTCAATGAATATTGATAAATGGATTGAAAAAGCAAAAAAATATAAAAACATAAAGATTTTTCAATTACCTGAAAAAAAACCACTAGGTAGCTGTTTAAATTTTGCTGTAGATAATTCTAAATATGAATGTATATCAAAATTTGATGATGATGATTATTATGCTCCTAATTATTTAGTTGATATGTTAAATGCATTTAAATATACTAACGCTCACATACTAGGAAAATATAGTCTATATGCATATCTAGAGGATAAAAAACTACTAACTTTAAGATATCCTAATATGGATAATAGATTTATTGATTATGTTGCAGGCTCAACTTTAACCTTTAAAAAAGAAGTGTTTGAAAAAGTTAGATTTAGAGATTTAAACAAAAGCGAAGATACCAATTTCCTTAATGATTCTATAAAAAAAGGATTTAAAATTTATGCTACTGATAGATTTAATCATGTTGTATGTAGAAGAAATGATTTAAATGACCACTCATGGAAAATCAGTGAGACAGAGTTTCTGAAAAATTGTAAAATAATAACTAAAACTAACGATTATAAAACTTATGTAACAGTTTAATCTAGTTCAAATTTTTGAACTAGATTTAATTGTTATTTCATATATTTGTTTTAGATTATAAACTTTAAATCTGTTTAATCTTATATAATCGAAAATATCAATTATATAATCTTTTATTCCTCTCCCCTTATATTGCATTTCCTCTAACTCAATTCTAGATAAATTATTCCATTCTTCTCTTGACTTACTGTCTTTTATTTTTCTTGAATATATAAAATTTGGACTATTTAGAACCATATGCATTGGGTGAATGTTTATAACCATAAGACCAGGCTTAGAAAAAAGCTCTTTATAAGCCTTATTGAAATCTAAATCACCATTATGATAAAGATAAGCACCATCTTCAAAATATACTGGAAATCTAATAATTCCAGATCTATGAACAAATGGATCTATACTTTCAGTAAATGTACATAGATTTGAATCATATAGAAAACCTTCGTTATATAAAATTTCAGTAATATCGTTGACATCAAAA is a window of Anaerosalibacter sp. Marseille-P3206 DNA encoding:
- a CDS encoding AI-2E family transporter → MVWTNLGKIIQLLMVILIIVIIYYIINIGNKYVEERKKIKIDNTKTFKTLGFLIFVFLFFFIIKKYSFLSESIYAIFMAIIFSYLLNPIVNYFEKKGLSRFLSVVLIYLILAVIIFLLIFVFGPNIMKEFKNLGSILPRYLDRVFGYFDSIYDKYIKNIDNIPPQLDGVKGIFKDNVSEIEKIVTKWIKKFTDKTIDIFSKIFTIVLIPILSFYFLNDKEYFKKKIYFCIPKDYRNHVLKLSKDVNKVISQFIKGRVLVAMFVGITTTISLFFLRIDFALIIGLMAGIADIIPYFGPVIGIIPAVFFALLKSPIRALWVIIIFTIIQQIESNIITPKIVGESVGIHPVTVILSLIIGGGFFGVTGMILAIPVVGILKVLYSYLIENINRG
- a CDS encoding PRC-barrel domain-containing protein, which encodes MIRYTKLLKCSILDKNEGEELGKVADLVFSNDLHKITNIIVESGKLIKDKCLIPFETIVSVDDDKILVCKDKCLNMEKLNIEKLIIGEDVNIIEKGVLKEDGELIGYVKDVIINPSNGILIGFIMTEGIFEEIFNGRSFIPNMENIQIGGENIVMNDMIMDQIVKNKEYYKKLLELEDG
- the nifU gene encoding Fe-S cluster assembly scaffold protein NifU, which produces MYSEKVMDHFRNPRNVGEIPDADGIGEVGNPKCGDIMKMYLKIEDGVIVDVKFKTFGCGSAIASSSMATEMVKGKTIQEAMSVTNKAVAEALDGLPPVKMHCSVLAEQAIKSALLDYSKKNNVHISGLEGFDPEEDPHDHEIEE
- the nifS gene encoding cysteine desulfurase NifS, with translation MRKYIYMDNSATTPVKSEVLEEMLPYFNEKYGNPSSIYSLGGQSKIAVDKARERVANALGANPKEIFFTSGGSEADNWAIKGVAFANKNKGNHIITSKIEHHAILHTCEYLERQGFKITYLDVDEYGTVDLEQLKNSITDETILISIMFANNEIGTIQPIKEIGKIAKEKGIYFHTDAVQAIGNVKIDVNELNIDLLSLSAHKLYGPKGIGALYIRQGVKMHNLIEGGAQERNKRAGTENVPAIVGLGKAIELAYENIDDHNAKLEKLRNRLINKVMDNIGYVRLNGHPTNRLPGNANFCFRFIEGESLLLSLDIEGIAGSSGSACTSGSLDPSHVLLAIGLPHEIAHGSLRLSLGDFNTEEEVDYVVEKLVEIVDRLRAMSPLYENVKGEEKCTQKK
- a CDS encoding RrF2 family transcriptional regulator, which produces MRLSTKGRYGLKAMFELALHYGEGPIPLNNVAEEQKISENYLEQLVATLKKNGLLESVRGAQGGYYLAKSPSEITVGNILRVLEGNMAPADCVIDSDDTNCERAEYCVTKLVWTKIRDSINDVVDSITLQDMVDEHNTIMAKKSLI
- a CDS encoding DDE-type integrase/transposase/recombinase, producing MFDIITYLLYFIQVQNNIILYLLFCLGAIKASKLPDEPIDKPYRKLKVDEMPIFDKVKKYDHKVLLKNYLLDKGKELKPVNSKVPVPESISCPCCGAPHIYIYDNNGGRGQFKCKVCESTFSRKNQFSKSVILRCPHCNKALEPIKDRKFFIIYKCKNNECSFYLKNKNSLSKEQKELFEIKPHSFKMHYIYRAFNINFKPLSRTSPVKGSVSLPRIYASNHVLGLVLTYYVNYGLSARKTAAIMKDIHQVDISHQTVLNYANTVSVITKPFVDNYPYELSDSICGDETYIRVNGKWHYIFFFFDAVKKIILSYHVSPNRDTPSAIIALDDVLSKFKEIPKNLNIIVDGNPIYLLAQHFFAQHDIFFDVSQVIGLTNDDPVSKEFRPLKQVIERLNRTFKGNYKSSHGFGAQHGSVTFVTLFAVYFNFLRPHASLEASVPVVIPELEDLPNMPARWIKLIQLSEEYISSCA
- a CDS encoding DUF3343 domain-containing protein, translating into MIEDKYYIAIFKSKSYAIQINYILENLGYKNFQLVSTPCQIQAGCGYSIKFKEMRQLDILKREARSLNTNIESLYCIERKNGSKTIKNLNYLI